A single window of Syntrophus aciditrophicus SB DNA harbors:
- the rbbA gene encoding ribosome-associated ATPase/putative transporter RbbA: MNSPDTTAKGFHSASSPVVRLQEVNLRYGKTMALDRITLELPSGSMVGFIGPDGVGKSSLFSLVAGARAIQSGRIEVLGGDMGAAEHRRKVCPKIAYMPQGLGRNLYPTLSVFENADFFGRLFGHGRRERERRIGELLSATGLAPFANRPAGKLSGGMKQKLGLCCALIHDPDLLILDEPTTGVDPLSRRQFWELIDRIRAGQPGMSVMVATAYMEEAARFDWLVAMNDGRVLATGTPRELLASTGTTALEEAFIALLPDSEREGYRPVVIPPRETSATGETAIEASNLTMRFGDFIAVDSVSFRIGRGEIFGFLGSNGCGKTTTMKMLTGLLPASQGEAWLFGRPVNPKDMETRQRVGYMTQSFSLYGELTVQQNLVLHARLFRMPEDRIPARVEEMARRFGLMEVMESLPDALPLGHRQRLSLAVAMIHGPEMLILDEPTSGVDPVARDSFWQIMVDLARRDKVTIFISTHFMNEAERCDRISLMHAGRVLVSDAPGALIEKRGVKTLEEAFISYLEEAVDEMAEVIGTAAEESAPDTPSQKDATQSAPAARHGLFSPRRLFSYNRREAMELRRDPIRLTLALLGSVVLMFVMGYGINMDVEDLSFAVLDRDQTVISRDYTLNLSGSRYFIERAPIKDYAELDRRMRAGEISLAIEIPPGFARDLRRGTPVAVGAWIDGAMPTRAETVRGYVQGIHAHWLSTIARQAMGSTATAGVATIETRFRYNPDVKSLPAMVPAVIPLLLMMIPAMLTALSVVREKELGSIVNLYVTPVTRLEFLLGKQIPYVILALLNFLLLTALAVFLFQVPLKGSFFTLTTAALLYVIAATALGLVISTFMRSQIAALFGTTLLTILPAIQFSGLIDPVSSLSGAGAFIGHIYPTTHFLTIARGTFSKGLGFADLNNSFIPLLLAVPLLVGLGTILLKKQES; this comes from the coding sequence ATGAATTCCCCGGATACGACTGCAAAGGGGTTTCACTCCGCATCATCGCCGGTGGTTCGGCTTCAGGAAGTCAATCTGCGCTACGGCAAAACCATGGCCCTGGACCGGATCACACTGGAGTTGCCTTCCGGCAGCATGGTCGGCTTCATCGGCCCGGACGGGGTAGGCAAGTCCAGCCTGTTCTCGCTGGTGGCCGGCGCGCGGGCGATCCAGTCCGGCCGCATCGAGGTCCTGGGCGGCGACATGGGCGCTGCGGAACATCGCCGCAAGGTATGTCCGAAGATCGCCTACATGCCGCAGGGCCTGGGCCGAAACCTGTATCCGACGCTGTCGGTTTTCGAAAACGCCGACTTCTTTGGACGGTTATTCGGTCACGGACGCCGGGAACGTGAGCGGCGCATCGGCGAGCTGCTCTCGGCAACGGGCCTGGCCCCCTTTGCGAACCGGCCTGCCGGCAAGCTCTCCGGCGGCATGAAGCAGAAACTGGGCCTCTGCTGCGCACTGATCCACGATCCCGACTTGCTTATCCTGGACGAACCCACCACCGGCGTCGATCCCCTCTCCCGCCGACAGTTCTGGGAACTCATTGACCGCATCCGCGCCGGTCAGCCCGGCATGAGCGTCATGGTGGCCACCGCCTATATGGAGGAAGCCGCCCGTTTTGACTGGCTGGTGGCAATGAATGACGGCCGGGTGCTCGCCACGGGGACTCCACGGGAACTCCTGGCTTCGACCGGCACCACCGCGCTGGAAGAAGCCTTCATCGCCCTGCTTCCTGATTCCGAGCGCGAAGGCTACCGGCCCGTTGTCATCCCGCCCCGCGAGACCAGCGCCACCGGCGAAACCGCTATCGAAGCTTCCAATCTGACGATGCGCTTCGGCGATTTCATCGCCGTCGATTCCGTCAGCTTCCGCATCGGGCGGGGGGAGATTTTCGGCTTCCTGGGTTCCAACGGATGCGGCAAAACCACGACCATGAAGATGCTGACCGGTCTGCTGCCGGCCAGTCAGGGTGAAGCCTGGCTTTTCGGACGGCCGGTGAACCCGAAGGACATGGAGACCAGGCAGCGCGTCGGCTATATGACCCAGTCCTTTTCGCTCTACGGCGAGCTGACGGTTCAGCAGAACCTGGTGCTTCACGCGCGTCTATTCCGGATGCCGGAAGACCGGATACCGGCACGGGTTGAGGAGATGGCCCGGCGCTTCGGCTTGATGGAAGTCATGGAAAGCCTTCCCGACGCCCTGCCGCTGGGGCACCGCCAAAGGCTCTCCCTGGCGGTGGCCATGATCCATGGGCCGGAAATGCTGATTCTCGACGAGCCGACCTCGGGCGTGGACCCGGTGGCCCGGGATTCCTTCTGGCAGATCATGGTCGATCTGGCCCGCCGGGACAAAGTCACCATCTTCATTTCCACCCATTTCATGAACGAAGCCGAGCGCTGTGACCGGATCTCGCTGATGCACGCGGGCCGGGTGCTGGTCAGCGATGCGCCGGGAGCGCTGATCGAGAAGCGTGGGGTAAAAACTCTGGAAGAGGCCTTTATCAGCTACCTGGAAGAGGCAGTTGACGAAATGGCTGAAGTTATCGGGACGGCAGCAGAGGAGTCTGCTCCTGACACACCGTCACAGAAGGACGCAACACAGTCGGCGCCGGCCGCCCGGCATGGATTATTCAGCCCGCGCCGACTGTTCAGCTACAATCGGCGCGAGGCCATGGAACTGCGGCGCGATCCGATCCGCCTGACTCTGGCCCTGCTGGGAAGCGTTGTCCTGATGTTCGTCATGGGTTACGGCATCAACATGGATGTGGAAGACCTTTCCTTCGCGGTGCTCGACCGGGACCAGACCGTCATCAGCCGCGACTATACCCTGAATCTCTCCGGCTCGCGCTATTTCATCGAACGGGCGCCAATCAAAGACTACGCGGAACTGGACCGGCGCATGCGTGCCGGCGAGATCAGCCTGGCCATCGAAATCCCCCCCGGATTCGCCCGTGACCTGCGGCGGGGTACGCCGGTTGCCGTCGGCGCCTGGATCGACGGGGCGATGCCCACCCGTGCGGAAACGGTGCGCGGCTATGTGCAGGGAATCCACGCCCACTGGCTGTCCACCATCGCACGGCAGGCCATGGGATCCACGGCAACGGCAGGGGTGGCCACCATCGAAACCCGCTTCCGCTACAACCCGGACGTCAAGAGCCTGCCGGCCATGGTGCCGGCCGTGATCCCCCTTCTCCTGATGATGATCCCGGCCATGCTGACGGCTTTGTCCGTGGTGCGGGAAAAAGAACTGGGCTCCATCGTCAACCTCTACGTCACCCCAGTCACCCGGCTGGAGTTCCTGCTCGGCAAGCAGATCCCGTACGTGATTCTGGCGCTGCTGAACTTTCTGCTTCTGACCGCCCTGGCCGTTTTTCTGTTCCAGGTGCCGCTCAAGGGGAGTTTTTTCACTCTGACCACGGCGGCACTCCTATACGTAATCGCAGCCACCGCTCTCGGGCTGGTCATTTCGACCTTCATGCGCAGCCAGATTGCCGCCCTGTTCGGAACAACGCTGTTGACCATCCTGCCAGCGATCCAGTTCTCCGGATTGATCGATCCTGTTTCTTCGCTGTCAGGGGCGGGTGCTTTCATCGGCCATATCTATCCGACGACCCATTTCCTGACCATTGCCCGCGGCACCTTCTCAAAAGGACTCGGGTTCGCTGATCTGAACAATTCGTTTATTCCCCTGCTCCTGGCCGTTCCTCTCCTGGTCGGTCTGGGAACCATTCTGCTCAAGAAACAGGAATCCTGA